ACTTTGCGCAAGGATTGTGAGACATCTTGACTTTCTCGCTTCACTGGCTGCTAACTGAAGGACGTGCCGTCCGAATCCAACGTTTGACAAGAGACTCTTAATTAATTTCTGAATTGGTAATGAAGTAGGAAAGAACATTCAACAGTACATTTACCTGTGCGATTTATTCAAACTGATGAAATCCACAAGATACAGCGTTCAGTAATAAGCTCAACGAAGAACAAACCAGAGAAGGATACGGTAGAAGCCGATCTTGATAGACGAACTGAACTGTGAATTCGAGCTACGAGCTTCATAAAATTATTCTTTCGAGCATAGCACAGTAAAAATCGACTCAACGAGGGCAATCCAGCGACTTGACAAAATTTTGAgtatagaaaataaatttagaTATTTGTTAAATTCATCAGTACACTACATTGGTATATCCAGCAAAATTCGTCTGCAAGTATCATTATGCTATTTGCAGAATGTCTTACACGTCTAACCATCCATTAAATGATTTCTAGTaagatttgtttcattaatagaaaaagttaGTGTTTTAGAGATTTGCTTGGAAAACTTCCTCCCATACCGCACTTATCATTACCAGGCATTCTTGTACGCAGAATGTAAAGAAGCATTCCAGGAActtaaaaatgaaagaagttAGAGTAGTTATTTGTGGAGACCAAGGGGTTGGAAAATCCTCTTTAATTTCAGCATTAATACAAGAAGACAACGTTACAGCTATCCCAAAGGTACGCATGGATTCATGACTTTGCTTGGCGTTCCAATCTAATAGCCTAGGTATTTCCCATTGTATCCATTCCTCCTGATCCAAAATTAAATGACGATGTTTCTTTGGTATTGGTAGACACACAGTGTAAGAACAAATTATGATCAGTACGTTTCAAGAAGCTGGCTGACCATTTCTGCGGATTTAGCCGGCAGTAATGAAAGGGATTATTTGGCTTCTCAGTTAAGAAAAGCCAATGTTCTATGCCTTGTTTATTCAGACAATTACTCTTATGAACGTGTTAGCATCTTTTGGCTCCCGTATTTTCGTTCACTGGGAATCAATGTATGTGATCCCAAGAttataatattttctttatttttttttctaatgaaGAATAGGTTCCTATTGTCTTGTGCGCAAACAAGTCAGAGGACCTTGACAATTACCAAGGTCTTCATTCTATTGAGCATGAAATGGTACCCTTGATTAATGAGTTCAAGGAAATAGAGTCCTGCATCCTTTGCAGCGCACTCGAAAAAGTGAATGTGAACGAGGTATTATAGTTTTCTACTAATTACTGTCTCTTAATCAGTCTGACCAAAAACagttattttatatatGCCGTTCTTGTGTCATTTATCCCATTATTCCTCTTTgggaaacaaaagaaaaggtacCCAATTATTACCAAATGGTTTTTATAGTCTATTTTCTCTAACcgcttttgaagaaactgaaaaatGTGGCAGTTGATGCCTTAAGTCGAATATTTTGTAAGCACCCaaatcatttcttttttatttatataataGCTTCCTGAGCTAACTTATCTAGTTTTAAGTGACAAGAATAATGACGACCTTTTGTCGACAACAGAGCTTACACACTTATCCGAGAAATGCTTTGGAAAGCAGCTTAGCGAAGAGGAAGCAGAGGATATAGTTAATACAGTCCAGGAAGTCTTTCCAAATGGAGTAGTTGACGGTCAGCTTAACCGCGCTGGATTTCTAGTTTATaatcaaatccaaattgAGAACGGAAAACAGGAAAGTACTTGGGGAATTTTGCGAGCCTTCCATTATACAGACAGTTTGTGTCTTGATGATTCTTACTTAAGTCCCAAATTAGAAGTTGCTCCCGGTCAGAGTGTTGAACTTAGTCCAAAGGGTAATTCTTGCATTGATGTGGTCTTTACTAAACATATATTTTAGGATATAGGTTTTTAGTCGACTTGTTTTATCGATTTGATCGAGATAATGACGGAGCACTAAACGATGATGAACTCTCCGAACTCTTTCGGTATACACCAGGACTGCCTGAAACATGGATTCATTCGAAGTTCCCAAATTCGACTGTACTTAATGAACACGGGTTTGCTAGCTATAATGGCTGGATAGCTCAATGGAGTATGATTACTCTATTTGATTACAAAACTACTTTGGCATACTTGGCTTATTTGGGATTCGATAGTGAAGGCCGTGGTCATGTAACTGATGCACTTAAAGTTACGAAAAAGAGATCCATTCAGCATCGTCGAGTCTCCAAATACGACCGTAACGTGTTTTTGTGTTTTGTAGTTGGATCTGCTGGTTGTGGAAAAGTAAGAGTTACacatttaaaaaaaaaagctaaCATAAAGACTTCTTTATTATCTAGcttcatcaacaaaagtCCCCATCGTGTTTCCGATGATTTAATTCCCAATACAGTTGTCAATAGTGTTGAATTCCAAAGCAGGCAAAGATATTTGGTTGTATGAAAACATTAATTATTGCGAAAGTTGTTAGCTAATTAGTAGCTCTCTGAAATTGGTGAAAAAGATCTTGATATACTTGCTAAGCCGAAGTCACTAGATGCCTGTGATGTGTTGTGCTTGCTGTATGATTCCTCGAACCCGaatagtttttcttttatagcGAATCTTTTGGTAAgagtaaaaagaaaaaaggagcAAGAAATACTAATCATTATGTTAGGGTCGATATCctgctcttcaaaaaatcccTTGCGTATTTGCCGCAACTAAAGCTGACTTGGATCGTCAGCAGCAAGTAAGTCgtaaatttttgattgcCATATTTTCGCTAATATCTTTTCCAGAGATATCCTGTTCAACCGGACGAATTTACAAAACAGCTAGGCCTTCCGTCTCCGACTCATATTAGTACTTCTGCTATATGGAATACTtctaaagatttttttattcagGTATTCATAATAATACGGTCTGAGATGCTaatgtatatattttaGATTGCTGAATCAGCTCAGTTTCCAGCTTCTTCGATTATTCAGATACCTGACGAGAATTccaacaaaataaattacCAATTAGTTGTCGCCTTAACAGCGTTTGGGGCCTTGTTACTGTCCGTAGGAGGCAGCCTTGCTTGGAAGATTGTGAGACATCGAAATATGTTTAAGCGGTAACTCTGTATCTACAAAAAGCCACTGTACTTATAACGACGTTATTACGCTACGCCTTTTTACTAGTTCGAGAATGAATATATATCTGTACATAGAATAATACTCCaagatgttttttttttataatgaCAAATCAGGGAAAGTAGATGGCTTGCTATTCCGTTGtaagataaataaaatgtAAAAATGCAAATCTATTTTCGTTTATTCGTTTTCTTAATTTACAGATTAAAAAAACATAGAGCTAAGAAAGAGCTTTTAACGCCATCTTTGTATCCAACaatcaattgcttttgattCGTTGGGTACGTATTATTCTTTCGCCGTAAAGacaatttcatcaaaactCAAATTAAGAATCCCAGATAACCTAAATTACACAACCTTGAGTACAAATAAGCATCTTTAAAGGTCACTGAATCTACGTCTTGAGCATTATACGAAGGAAGTGATGGAGCAGGAACGTAAGGGGGAGCCGGAGGATCCGAAGCAATATGGAGACCTTGCATTTTAGCATTTATCACTTTTAAGACGACATAATCCCAATCTTCATGATC
The nucleotide sequence above comes from Schizosaccharomyces osmophilus chromosome 3, complete sequence. Encoded proteins:
- the gem1 gene encoding ERMES complex GTPase subunit Gem1, translated to MKEVRVVICGDQGVGKSSLISALIQEDNVTAIPKVFPIVSIPPDPKLNDDVSLVLVDTQSGSNERDYLASQLRKANVLCLVYSDNYSYERVSIFWLPYFRSLGINVPIVLCANKSEDLDNYQGLHSIEHEMVPLINEFKEIESCILCSALEKVNVNELFYICRSCVIYPIIPLWETKEKKLKNVAVDALSRIFFLSDKNNDDLLSTTELTHLSEKCFGKQLSEEEAEDIVNTVQEVFPNGVVDGQLNRAGFLVYNQIQIENGKQESTWGILRAFHYTDSLCLDDSYLSPKLEVAPGQSVELSPKGYRFLVDLFYRFDRDNDGALNDDELSELFRYTPGLPETWIHSKFPNSTVLNEHGFASYNGWIAQWSMITLFDYKTTLAYLAYLGFDSEGRGHVTDALKVTKKRSIQHRRVSKYDRNVFLCFVVGSAGCGKTSLLSSFINKSPHRVSDDLIPNTVVNSVEFQSRQRYLVLSEIGEKDLDILAKPKSLDACDVLCLLYDSSNPNSFSFIANLLGRYPALQKIPCVFAATKADLDRQQQRYPVQPDEFTKQLGLPSPTHISTSAIWNTSKDFFIQIAESAQFPASSIIQIPDENSNKINYQLVVALTAFGALLLSVGGSLAWKIVRHRNMFKR